A single genomic interval of Rhododendron vialii isolate Sample 1 chromosome 3a, ASM3025357v1 harbors:
- the LOC131318720 gene encoding uncharacterized protein LOC131318720 isoform X2 produces MVHSPLSLSLSQMNTRCMPCSLYPDISASWRSNHKQSITLSFKSSIIHHNACAYCHLQGKIPSKSWKLLSVCRSKKTWRCLSKLGEEPPNLSKKKGTIGGAVALIIGTSIGSGILALPQKTSPAGLLPSSITMTICWAFLVIEALLLVEINVGLLRKKKRTVQEEEDDQLEVISLRTMAQETLGEWGGTLATVTYVFLGYTSLVAYSSKSGEIIYHLINLPESFSGFFFTVLFTVLISVGGTRATDRVNQWLTLSMIVLCAYLEGDLRRIRTSVLLGSVVPLLALLVWDAIALSLSSQSDHQVADPVELLIMSGRWNGVSFMVKAFSLLAVGTSMIGTLLGFSEFFKEQLNNISLNSPSTQTPDHLFVLRKWWGRNKVSFTATAMVIAPPLFVSTVVPDAFSAATDIAGGYCMTMLYGVLPPAMAWAAMTNRENEEKKTDQKAISTTRPALLGVGLFACGIILEQIFHDLSMLHF; encoded by the exons ATGGTccattctcctctctctctctctctctctcaaatgaaTACACGGTGCATGCCTTGTTCTTTGTATCCAGATATAAGTGCATCATGGAGAAGTAATCATAAGCAGAGCATCACTCTAAGCTTCAAATCCAGCAT CATTCACCATAATGCTTGTGCCTACTGCCACCTGCAAGGGAAAATTCCATCAAAAAGTTGGAAATTGCTCTCAGTTTGTAGATCAAAGAAGACATGGAGATGTCTATCAAAATTGGGAGAGGAGCCCCCCAATTTGTCCAAGAAAAAGGGAACTATTGGTGGTGCAGTCGCTCTAATTATCGGGACCAGTATTGGTTCTGGGATACTTGCTCTTCCACAGAAAACTTCCCCCGCG GGGTTACTTCCAAGTTCAATAACCATGACAATATGCTGGGCTTTCCTTGTAATCGAAGCACTTTTGCTAGTAGAAATCAACGTCGGGCttctaagaaagaagaaaaggacagtacaagaagaagaggatgaccAGTTGGAAGTAATCTCCCTCAGAACCATGGCCCAAGAGACACTAGGAGAGTGGGGTGGAACTCTTGCTACTGTGACCTATGTTTTCTTGGGCTACACTTCCTTGGTTGCATACAGTTCCAAGTCTGGAGAGATCATTTATCATCTTATCAATCTTCCAGAGTCGTTTTCGGGCTTCTTCTTCACTGTCCTATTTACTGTTCTGATTTCAGTTGGAGGGACTCGAGCCACTGACCGAGTCAACCAGTGGCTCACGCTTTCCATGATAG TTCTATGTGCTTATTTGGAAGGTGATTTGCGAAGGATAAGGACTTCAGTTTTGCTTGGTAGTGTGGTGCCATTGCTAGCATTGCTTGTTTGGGATGCAATTGCACTTAGCCTATCATCCCAATCCGATCACCAAGTTGCTGATCCTGTGGAATTGTTGATCATGAG TGGGAGATGGAACGGGGTTTCGTTCATGGTAAAGGCCTTCTCTCTCCTGGCAGTTGGGACATCAATGATAGGCACTCTCCTAGGATTTTCAGAGTTCTTCAAGGAGCAACTTAATAATATTTCACTGAATTCTCCTTCAACGCAG ACACCAGACCATCTATTCGTGTTACGAAAATGGTGGGGAAGAAATAAAGTTAGCTTCACTGCGACGGCCATGGTCATTGCTCCACCGCTCTTTGTATCAACAGTAGTTCCAGATGCATTTTCTGCTGCAACTGACATTGCT GGTGGCTATTGTATGACAATGTTATATGGAGTTCTTCCACCGGCGATGGCCTGGGCAGCTATGACTAACAGAGAAAATGAGGAGAAGAAAACAGACCAGAAGGCGATATCAACCACAAGGCCTGCGCTCCTCGGGGTAGGGCTATTCGCGTGTGGGATCATTTTGGAGCAAATCTTTCACGATCTCTCAATGTTGCATTTCTAA
- the LOC131318720 gene encoding uncharacterized protein LOC131318720 isoform X3: MVHSPLSLSLSQMNTRCMPCSLYPDISASWRSNHKQSITLSFKSSIIHHNACAYCHLQGKIPSKSWKLLSVCRSKKTWRCLSKLGEEPPNLSKKKGTIGGAVALIIGTSIGSGILALPQKTSPAGLLPSSITMTICWAFLVIEALLLVEINVGLLRKKKRTVQEEEDDQLEVISLRTMAQETLGEWGGTLATVTYVFLGYTSLVAYSSKSGEIIYHLINLPESFSGFFFTVLFTVLISVGGTRATDRVNQWLTLSMIGLLVSIEVLAVVFGGWSGLEGGGDWGKVPPTIPVIIFSLVYHDLAPVLCAYLEGDLRRIRTSVLLGSVVPLLALLVWDAIALSLSSQSDHQVADPVELLIMSGRWNGVSFMVKAFSLLAVGTSMIGTLLGFSEFFKEQLNNISLNSPSTQHYCDRHQTIYSCYENGGEEIKLASLRRPWSLLHRSLYQQ, encoded by the exons ATGGTccattctcctctctctctctctctctctcaaatgaaTACACGGTGCATGCCTTGTTCTTTGTATCCAGATATAAGTGCATCATGGAGAAGTAATCATAAGCAGAGCATCACTCTAAGCTTCAAATCCAGCAT CATTCACCATAATGCTTGTGCCTACTGCCACCTGCAAGGGAAAATTCCATCAAAAAGTTGGAAATTGCTCTCAGTTTGTAGATCAAAGAAGACATGGAGATGTCTATCAAAATTGGGAGAGGAGCCCCCCAATTTGTCCAAGAAAAAGGGAACTATTGGTGGTGCAGTCGCTCTAATTATCGGGACCAGTATTGGTTCTGGGATACTTGCTCTTCCACAGAAAACTTCCCCCGCG GGGTTACTTCCAAGTTCAATAACCATGACAATATGCTGGGCTTTCCTTGTAATCGAAGCACTTTTGCTAGTAGAAATCAACGTCGGGCttctaagaaagaagaaaaggacagtacaagaagaagaggatgaccAGTTGGAAGTAATCTCCCTCAGAACCATGGCCCAAGAGACACTAGGAGAGTGGGGTGGAACTCTTGCTACTGTGACCTATGTTTTCTTGGGCTACACTTCCTTGGTTGCATACAGTTCCAAGTCTGGAGAGATCATTTATCATCTTATCAATCTTCCAGAGTCGTTTTCGGGCTTCTTCTTCACTGTCCTATTTACTGTTCTGATTTCAGTTGGAGGGACTCGAGCCACTGACCGAGTCAACCAGTGGCTCACGCTTTCCATGATAG GTTTGCTAGTTTCAATTGAGGTTCTAGCCGTTGTGTTTGGAGGGTGGTCGGGACTGGAGGGAGGCGGTGACTGGGGAAAAGTTCCACCTACGATTCCTGTGATCATATTTTCTTTGGTCTATCATGATCTAGCTCctg TTCTATGTGCTTATTTGGAAGGTGATTTGCGAAGGATAAGGACTTCAGTTTTGCTTGGTAGTGTGGTGCCATTGCTAGCATTGCTTGTTTGGGATGCAATTGCACTTAGCCTATCATCCCAATCCGATCACCAAGTTGCTGATCCTGTGGAATTGTTGATCATGAG TGGGAGATGGAACGGGGTTTCGTTCATGGTAAAGGCCTTCTCTCTCCTGGCAGTTGGGACATCAATGATAGGCACTCTCCTAGGATTTTCAGAGTTCTTCAAGGAGCAACTTAATAATATTTCACTGAATTCTCCTTCAACGCAG CACTATTGTGACAGACACCAGACCATCTATTCGTGTTACGAAAATGGTGGGGAAGAAATAAAGTTAGCTTCACTGCGACGGCCATGGTCATTGCTCCACCGCTCTTTGTATCAACAGTAG
- the LOC131318720 gene encoding uncharacterized protein LOC131318720 isoform X1, with protein sequence MVHSPLSLSLSQMNTRCMPCSLYPDISASWRSNHKQSITLSFKSSIIHHNACAYCHLQGKIPSKSWKLLSVCRSKKTWRCLSKLGEEPPNLSKKKGTIGGAVALIIGTSIGSGILALPQKTSPAGLLPSSITMTICWAFLVIEALLLVEINVGLLRKKKRTVQEEEDDQLEVISLRTMAQETLGEWGGTLATVTYVFLGYTSLVAYSSKSGEIIYHLINLPESFSGFFFTVLFTVLISVGGTRATDRVNQWLTLSMIGLLVSIEVLAVVFGGWSGLEGGGDWGKVPPTIPVIIFSLVYHDLAPVLCAYLEGDLRRIRTSVLLGSVVPLLALLVWDAIALSLSSQSDHQVADPVELLIMSGRWNGVSFMVKAFSLLAVGTSMIGTLLGFSEFFKEQLNNISLNSPSTQTPDHLFVLRKWWGRNKVSFTATAMVIAPPLFVSTVVPDAFSAATDIAGGYCMTMLYGVLPPAMAWAAMTNRENEEKKTDQKAISTTRPALLGVGLFACGIILEQIFHDLSMLHF encoded by the exons ATGGTccattctcctctctctctctctctctctcaaatgaaTACACGGTGCATGCCTTGTTCTTTGTATCCAGATATAAGTGCATCATGGAGAAGTAATCATAAGCAGAGCATCACTCTAAGCTTCAAATCCAGCAT CATTCACCATAATGCTTGTGCCTACTGCCACCTGCAAGGGAAAATTCCATCAAAAAGTTGGAAATTGCTCTCAGTTTGTAGATCAAAGAAGACATGGAGATGTCTATCAAAATTGGGAGAGGAGCCCCCCAATTTGTCCAAGAAAAAGGGAACTATTGGTGGTGCAGTCGCTCTAATTATCGGGACCAGTATTGGTTCTGGGATACTTGCTCTTCCACAGAAAACTTCCCCCGCG GGGTTACTTCCAAGTTCAATAACCATGACAATATGCTGGGCTTTCCTTGTAATCGAAGCACTTTTGCTAGTAGAAATCAACGTCGGGCttctaagaaagaagaaaaggacagtacaagaagaagaggatgaccAGTTGGAAGTAATCTCCCTCAGAACCATGGCCCAAGAGACACTAGGAGAGTGGGGTGGAACTCTTGCTACTGTGACCTATGTTTTCTTGGGCTACACTTCCTTGGTTGCATACAGTTCCAAGTCTGGAGAGATCATTTATCATCTTATCAATCTTCCAGAGTCGTTTTCGGGCTTCTTCTTCACTGTCCTATTTACTGTTCTGATTTCAGTTGGAGGGACTCGAGCCACTGACCGAGTCAACCAGTGGCTCACGCTTTCCATGATAG GTTTGCTAGTTTCAATTGAGGTTCTAGCCGTTGTGTTTGGAGGGTGGTCGGGACTGGAGGGAGGCGGTGACTGGGGAAAAGTTCCACCTACGATTCCTGTGATCATATTTTCTTTGGTCTATCATGATCTAGCTCctg TTCTATGTGCTTATTTGGAAGGTGATTTGCGAAGGATAAGGACTTCAGTTTTGCTTGGTAGTGTGGTGCCATTGCTAGCATTGCTTGTTTGGGATGCAATTGCACTTAGCCTATCATCCCAATCCGATCACCAAGTTGCTGATCCTGTGGAATTGTTGATCATGAG TGGGAGATGGAACGGGGTTTCGTTCATGGTAAAGGCCTTCTCTCTCCTGGCAGTTGGGACATCAATGATAGGCACTCTCCTAGGATTTTCAGAGTTCTTCAAGGAGCAACTTAATAATATTTCACTGAATTCTCCTTCAACGCAG ACACCAGACCATCTATTCGTGTTACGAAAATGGTGGGGAAGAAATAAAGTTAGCTTCACTGCGACGGCCATGGTCATTGCTCCACCGCTCTTTGTATCAACAGTAGTTCCAGATGCATTTTCTGCTGCAACTGACATTGCT GGTGGCTATTGTATGACAATGTTATATGGAGTTCTTCCACCGGCGATGGCCTGGGCAGCTATGACTAACAGAGAAAATGAGGAGAAGAAAACAGACCAGAAGGCGATATCAACCACAAGGCCTGCGCTCCTCGGGGTAGGGCTATTCGCGTGTGGGATCATTTTGGAGCAAATCTTTCACGATCTCTCAATGTTGCATTTCTAA